In Paenibacillus ihbetae, the following are encoded in one genomic region:
- a CDS encoding transporter substrate-binding domain-containing protein: protein MAKNWKKVLLAGVVSLSLVATGFAANEVLRTPDVSAKSASSQAPGQLKKQAESQLDEIIERGYIRVGMTGDYKPFTYLNPETKQYEGYDVDAMKELGKDLGVDVQFVNTTWSTMMKDLQDDKFDIAVGGVTRNTARQKTAYVSQGYISFGKAPLIRAEDKDKYLTIEDINKPSVRIGVNPGGTNEVFVREHLKNANVTVVPNNLDIPHLVADGTYDVMITDTIEAITYAKADSRLYAALTDKPFTNSEKGYMIPRGDFEYASYLEMWIDEMKLQGKFDEIHKKWLE, encoded by the coding sequence ATGGCTAAGAATTGGAAAAAGGTATTACTGGCAGGGGTAGTCAGCTTATCCCTCGTAGCAACAGGCTTCGCGGCAAATGAGGTTCTGAGAACACCGGACGTTTCCGCAAAGTCCGCTTCATCCCAAGCACCGGGACAGCTTAAGAAGCAAGCGGAATCCCAATTGGATGAAATTATTGAAAGAGGTTATATTCGGGTAGGCATGACCGGAGACTACAAGCCGTTTACATATTTGAATCCGGAGACCAAACAGTACGAAGGCTACGACGTTGACGCGATGAAAGAGCTTGGCAAAGATCTTGGCGTAGACGTTCAGTTCGTGAATACGACTTGGTCCACGATGATGAAGGATCTTCAAGACGATAAATTCGATATCGCTGTAGGCGGTGTGACTCGTAACACAGCCAGACAAAAAACAGCATACGTTTCCCAAGGCTACATCTCCTTCGGCAAAGCGCCACTGATCCGCGCTGAAGACAAGGACAAATACTTGACGATTGAAGACATCAATAAGCCTTCCGTACGCATTGGCGTTAACCCAGGCGGCACGAACGAAGTGTTCGTGCGCGAGCATCTGAAGAATGCGAACGTAACCGTTGTTCCTAACAACCTGGACATCCCGCATCTGGTTGCGGACGGCACGTATGACGTAATGATCACCGATACGATCGAAGCGATCACTTATGCCAAAGCTGACTCCAGATTGTACGCTGCACTGACAGATAAGCCTTTCACCAACAGCGAGAAGGGCTATATGATTCCTCGCGGCGACTTCGAGTACGCAAGCTACCTGGAAATGTGGATCGATGAAATGAAGCTGCAAGGCAAATTCGACGAGATCCACAAAAAATGGCTGGAGTAG
- a CDS encoding methyl-accepting chemotaxis protein, with translation MLKSLKQKMITMICLILLVSLGTVFAVTYNSSSNLLGDSLDKEALLSAENLALQIDDFLNAEIAKIETVGKFITGDKEQDLKLIQKAQEQNPEFETFFFSYDLTGKNVINFLGEITDVSDRVHYQEAGKGEGKIVVSEPVLSKRTGNNIVTMIIPLMKDGKQYGYMGSTLPINEVQKKVSDQSFGETGYAFLLSRTGTFMWHPSEELVLQTKVQDVDAELTKAYEKVSQGQPGEFQYSLDGTAYTAAYAPSELNWGVFVTAPSKELNAPISKLSVTLVAISAGALLVSIAAAYWVTSQIVQPIRKLNAAVKEVAAGDLTKTIQVKGKDEVAVLSGDFNQTVSHLKHLVDGVNDSSKQVLTVTEVVSGGVDTAMNSVDRIGTSIRQIASGANAHAASSSEIAVSMSDMASGIVKIAETSSMVSEAAQEAATQAESGSVVVEQAVKQIGNIGEGTSKVGTAIERLNERSSEIEQILSFITEVTSRIRLLSLNASIEAARAGEHGRGFAVVAEEVKKLAGQSEASTDQIAKLITEIREDTLNAVEVMDVSRKDVQEGIALIEEVREKFDNILYATRNVADHILEVSAASEEMSAGSEQVSASIEELKSIADHTSSDAKNVADAVEEQIVTIKEISNSVKQLESVAEELSKELAKFKL, from the coding sequence ATGCTAAAGAGCCTTAAGCAAAAGATGATAACGATGATTTGTTTGATTCTGCTTGTCAGTCTCGGCACTGTCTTCGCGGTAACGTATAACAGCTCATCCAATTTGCTGGGAGACAGTCTGGACAAGGAAGCGCTCTTGAGCGCCGAGAATCTGGCGCTGCAAATCGACGATTTTCTGAACGCGGAAATTGCGAAGATCGAAACCGTCGGCAAGTTCATTACGGGGGACAAAGAGCAGGATTTGAAGTTGATTCAGAAAGCGCAGGAGCAGAATCCGGAATTCGAAACCTTCTTCTTCTCCTACGATTTGACAGGCAAGAACGTGATCAATTTCCTTGGGGAAATTACCGACGTATCCGACCGGGTTCATTACCAGGAGGCCGGAAAAGGCGAGGGCAAGATCGTCGTATCGGAGCCGGTGCTATCCAAGCGGACCGGTAACAACATCGTAACGATGATCATACCGCTCATGAAGGACGGGAAGCAGTACGGATATATGGGCTCGACGCTTCCGATTAACGAGGTACAGAAGAAAGTATCAGACCAATCTTTCGGCGAAACCGGCTATGCTTTCTTGTTGAGTCGTACCGGAACGTTCATGTGGCATCCGTCCGAGGAGCTCGTCCTGCAAACAAAGGTTCAGGATGTCGATGCGGAGCTGACGAAAGCTTATGAAAAGGTGAGCCAAGGCCAGCCGGGAGAATTCCAATATTCACTGGACGGAACGGCTTATACGGCAGCCTATGCTCCGTCCGAATTGAATTGGGGCGTATTCGTTACGGCGCCAAGCAAGGAGCTGAACGCTCCGATCTCCAAACTGTCGGTAACGCTCGTTGCCATCTCGGCAGGGGCGCTGCTTGTATCCATCGCTGCGGCATATTGGGTGACGTCGCAGATTGTACAGCCGATCCGTAAGCTGAATGCGGCCGTGAAGGAAGTCGCCGCAGGAGATTTGACGAAGACGATTCAAGTGAAGGGCAAGGACGAGGTTGCGGTTCTCTCCGGCGATTTCAACCAGACGGTGTCCCATCTGAAGCATCTGGTCGATGGAGTGAACGATTCATCCAAGCAGGTACTGACCGTAACCGAGGTTGTCTCGGGCGGCGTCGATACGGCGATGAACAGCGTCGATCGGATTGGAACGTCCATTCGCCAAATTGCAAGCGGTGCGAACGCCCATGCTGCAAGCTCTTCCGAGATCGCCGTATCGATGAGCGATATGGCCAGCGGCATCGTGAAGATCGCGGAAACCTCATCCATGGTGTCCGAGGCTGCGCAGGAAGCGGCAACGCAAGCGGAGAGCGGCTCTGTCGTCGTTGAGCAGGCCGTGAAGCAGATCGGCAACATCGGCGAGGGGACATCCAAGGTCGGAACCGCCATCGAGCGTTTGAACGAACGGTCTTCGGAAATCGAGCAGATTTTGAGCTTTATTACGGAGGTCACTTCCCGCATCCGCCTGCTGTCGCTCAACGCTTCGATTGAAGCGGCAAGAGCAGGGGAGCATGGCCGAGGCTTTGCAGTCGTCGCAGAAGAAGTGAAGAAGCTGGCCGGGCAATCGGAAGCGTCCACCGATCAGATTGCGAAGCTGATCACCGAAATTCGGGAGGATACGCTGAATGCGGTCGAAGTGATGGACGTCAGCCGTAAGGATGTACAGGAAGGCATCGCGCTTATTGAAGAGGTTCGCGAGAAGTTCGATAACATCCTGTATGCGACCCGGAACGTGGCTGATCATATTCTCGAGGTTTCGGCGGCTTCCGAAGAGATGTCGGCAGGCTCCGAGCAGGTCAGCGCTTCCATTGAAGAGCTGAAATCGATCGCCGACCATACGTCCAGCGATGCGAAGAATGTGGCAGACGCTGTGGAAGAGCAGATCGTGACGATCAAGGAGATTTCAAACTCTGTGAAGCAGCTTGAGAGCGTAGCCGAGGAGCTCAGCAAAGAATTGGCCAAATTCAAATTGTAA
- a CDS encoding RNA polymerase sigma factor — protein MAFDFQFSSLITPFMPILRRYCLQLASGSKWDAEDLLQESLIKLHQSLSRSQDRPITKAYLYQVARSVWIDSYRKQRRQAVLSGDGLPEREYEEDGFLTRETMELLAGRLTAQQTVLVILVDIFSFTAKEAAQLIESTEGAVKEALRRARKRLAKLQAENETSLPPSQPSQPSGSSAWFEGLIHGFQTANPYAIANAYLSISANRIALHQVQRSGQALSFTFRDPDGHLLAFTTRIFLEPVSFSASSSVS, from the coding sequence ATGGCTTTCGATTTCCAATTTTCAAGCCTCATAACCCCGTTTATGCCGATTCTCCGACGCTACTGCCTACAGCTTGCATCGGGCTCAAAGTGGGATGCTGAGGATCTGCTGCAGGAGTCCCTGATCAAGCTGCATCAATCGCTGTCCCGATCTCAGGATCGCCCGATTACCAAGGCATACCTATACCAGGTCGCCCGCAGCGTCTGGATCGACAGCTATCGCAAGCAGCGCCGTCAGGCCGTGCTCTCCGGAGACGGCTTGCCGGAAAGGGAATACGAGGAGGACGGTTTCCTCACCCGAGAAACGATGGAACTGCTTGCCGGCCGGCTTACCGCCCAGCAGACGGTGCTGGTCATTCTGGTAGACATCTTCTCGTTTACGGCCAAAGAGGCGGCCCAGCTTATCGAGAGCACTGAAGGAGCCGTGAAGGAAGCATTGAGGCGAGCCCGCAAACGGTTAGCCAAGCTGCAAGCGGAGAACGAAACATCTCTTCCGCCTTCCCAGCCGAGTCAGCCTTCCGGCTCATCCGCATGGTTCGAGGGACTCATTCACGGCTTTCAAACGGCCAATCCGTACGCTATCGCCAATGCCTATCTGTCGATCAGCGCAAACCGCATCGCGCTGCATCAGGTCCAGCGTTCCGGACAGGCGCTGTCCTTTACGTTCCGGGATCCTGATGGACACTTGCTTGCCTTTACGACAAGAATTTTTTTAGAGCCCGTTTCTTTTTCCGCATCGTCTTCCGTTTCTTAG
- a CDS encoding VOC family protein, whose protein sequence is MAITPHRVAVIQWPVKDVEKSLKWYQELLGVQLSFPYTPGDPAAWLCIGDVGFGLVQAEDIPRLQFTDSQGKLQPIVQLQVDEIQEVYRHLQNSGVTVSEMRYIEDGGYSFSFTDPDGNHVSLWGGWPSPDEERPEQAMS, encoded by the coding sequence ATGGCAATTACACCGCACCGCGTTGCCGTTATTCAATGGCCGGTCAAAGACGTAGAGAAATCGCTGAAATGGTATCAGGAGCTGTTGGGGGTGCAGCTGTCTTTTCCCTATACGCCCGGAGATCCCGCCGCTTGGCTGTGCATCGGTGATGTCGGATTTGGTCTCGTACAGGCCGAGGATATCCCGAGACTTCAATTTACCGATTCGCAGGGCAAGCTTCAGCCGATCGTCCAGCTTCAAGTCGATGAGATTCAGGAGGTGTACCGGCATCTGCAGAATAGCGGGGTGACCGTCAGCGAAATGAGGTATATTGAGGACGGCGGATACAGCTTCAGCTTCACCGATCCGGACGGCAATCACGTAAGTCTGTGGGGCGGCTGGCCATCACCTGACGAAGAACGGCCGGAGCAGGCAATGAGTTAA
- a CDS encoding sn-glycerol-1-phosphate dehydrogenase, which produces MTNPLPLLSNIRKQTADLPAQHLANLDEVETIRIESGALSGVAGFLEQKGWTSVVLVADRNTYEKAGKSLEELLVRASLQVRVTLLRPDAKDDVIADEASLIQVILDIQQSRAGAVLAVGGGTIHDISRYAAYTAGLPFLSVPTAASVDGFTSKGAPIIVRGEKRTIPAIGPSAIFADVDILMQAPAPLTAAGFGDMLGKYTSLFDWKFGSLIGEEPYLDRSADITAAALRKCLDAAGAIAGGTEEGIRILMEALIESGLAMLLFGQSHPASGSEHHLSHYWEMEFIRLGKKQLLHGAKVGAACIEISRLYHEIKEEGLEIRAERFGKTGSNAEQEADRIRHRVSEHWGDIRLLLEQIPSPAELSELMRSVGGPASVSELPISGELLQRSLREAHHVRSSRKTLLHIYNEYAR; this is translated from the coding sequence ATGACGAACCCTTTGCCTTTGCTATCAAACATAAGGAAGCAGACCGCAGACTTGCCGGCGCAGCATCTCGCCAATCTCGATGAAGTCGAGACGATCCGGATTGAGTCCGGAGCTTTATCCGGCGTTGCCGGTTTCTTGGAGCAGAAAGGCTGGACCTCGGTCGTCTTGGTCGCTGATCGCAATACGTACGAGAAGGCCGGCAAATCATTGGAGGAGCTCCTCGTCCGTGCATCGCTTCAGGTGCGGGTGACGCTGCTTCGCCCTGATGCCAAAGATGATGTCATTGCCGATGAAGCCTCCCTGATCCAGGTTATTCTGGATATTCAGCAGAGCAGGGCCGGCGCCGTGCTTGCTGTCGGGGGAGGAACGATTCATGATATTAGCCGGTATGCGGCCTATACCGCCGGCCTTCCGTTTCTTTCGGTGCCGACGGCGGCATCCGTGGACGGCTTTACGTCCAAGGGAGCGCCGATTATCGTGCGGGGGGAAAAAAGAACGATCCCCGCCATCGGACCGAGCGCGATTTTTGCCGATGTCGACATTCTCATGCAGGCACCCGCACCGCTGACCGCTGCCGGGTTCGGGGATATGCTGGGGAAATACACCTCGCTCTTCGACTGGAAATTCGGCAGCCTGATCGGTGAAGAGCCTTACCTGGACCGATCCGCGGACATCACGGCGGCGGCACTTCGCAAATGCTTGGATGCGGCGGGGGCAATTGCCGGAGGTACCGAGGAGGGAATCCGGATCCTGATGGAGGCGCTGATCGAGTCCGGCCTTGCGATGCTGCTGTTCGGTCAGTCGCATCCCGCTTCGGGCTCGGAGCATCATCTGTCCCATTATTGGGAGATGGAGTTTATCCGGCTCGGCAAGAAACAGCTGCTCCACGGCGCCAAGGTGGGCGCAGCCTGCATTGAAATCTCGCGCCTGTACCATGAGATAAAGGAAGAAGGGCTTGAAATCCGCGCGGAGCGTTTCGGGAAAACGGGATCGAACGCGGAGCAGGAGGCGGACCGCATCCGTCATCGGGTATCCGAGCACTGGGGCGACATCCGGCTGCTTCTGGAACAAATCCCGAGTCCCGCCGAGCTTAGTGAACTAATGCGTTCGGTCGGCGGCCCGGCATCGGTGTCGGAGCTTCCGATATCCGGCGAGCTGCTCCAGCGGAGTCTTCGCGAAGCGCATCACGTTCGATCGAGCCGGAAGACCTTGCTTCATATCTATAACGAATATGCCCGATAA
- a CDS encoding glycerophosphodiester phosphodiesterase family protein, whose translation MIERLQEQAGIMVAAHRGYKAAYPENTLAAFREALELGVDMLEFDLRLSKDRQVVVIHDATVDRTTNGTGKVSDFTLEELKALDAGGWFGQAFKGHVIPTLEELCELLAEYPEVLCNVEIKPSPDAKEAADLTIAILGRHGYLERCVFTCFDAEVLAYIHDAYGMKTQGFPGEKMSNFIPGEDGTYAKMWAIGIEMSLLSPAIVARFQEQGLLVWSYCPDDEEGVQASLKCGVTGMTCNDPLPALALTRKKGAQ comes from the coding sequence ATGATCGAACGACTGCAGGAACAAGCCGGCATCATGGTGGCCGCACACCGCGGCTACAAAGCGGCCTATCCGGAAAATACGCTGGCGGCATTTCGCGAAGCGCTGGAGCTCGGCGTCGACATGCTGGAATTCGACCTTCGGCTGTCCAAGGACCGCCAGGTCGTCGTCATTCATGACGCAACCGTCGACCGGACGACCAATGGCACCGGCAAGGTAAGCGACTTTACGCTGGAGGAGCTGAAGGCGCTGGATGCGGGCGGCTGGTTCGGGCAGGCGTTCAAGGGCCACGTCATCCCGACCCTGGAGGAGCTGTGCGAGCTGCTGGCGGAATATCCCGAGGTGCTGTGCAACGTGGAGATTAAGCCAAGTCCGGATGCCAAGGAAGCTGCGGATCTGACGATCGCCATATTAGGCCGGCACGGTTACCTGGAGCGCTGCGTGTTTACCTGCTTCGATGCAGAGGTGCTTGCTTATATACACGATGCATACGGAATGAAGACCCAGGGCTTTCCCGGAGAGAAAATGTCGAATTTCATCCCGGGCGAAGACGGCACATATGCAAAAATGTGGGCGATCGGCATTGAAATGTCGCTTTTGTCTCCGGCAATCGTCGCGCGGTTTCAGGAGCAAGGGCTGCTCGTCTGGAGCTACTGCCCGGACGATGAGGAGGGGGTGCAAGCTTCGCTGAAATGCGGCGTAACCGGCATGACCTGCAACGATCCGCTTCCGGCGCTTGCTTTGACCCGAAAGAAGGGTGCCCAATGA
- a CDS encoding ABC transporter substrate-binding protein: MKSKWFTLLSIMVLFSLLAACGGGGGSTANTGNTGSAGESPGNGAAEAPSGGEGVTTVQFWHSLGGKNGEYMDALIQRFNESHEDIEVVGTFQGSYDETVTKLQQAIASGTGPDVSMLERAYVQMFADAEVLEDLTPYLEQSGISADDFTPGLMGHSYFNDKLVSLPLNRSTPILHVNKTLLDELGLSVPTTWEEMKEVANALVVKEGNEFKRYGVSMPYDTWYPIAMISQAGGTFFNEDNTSIGFGDNGAGEKVFSYLKDLQSTGALYYPPAQDSGNIVNSMFVEGKVGMIFQSTGSIGGLASTVDFDYVTAFLPKDEVHANPTGGANVTLLSSSKNKDAAWEFIRWMEMEEEGGLEFILQSGYLPFTKQMVESAKMQELWAKEPNRKVAYDQLEFAVDTNKDVAWPEIMHEFFSAIEAIMYDSKDIPSTLDTFKKETERILAQ, translated from the coding sequence ATGAAATCCAAGTGGTTTACGCTGTTGTCCATCATGGTGCTGTTCAGTTTGCTGGCCGCGTGCGGCGGAGGAGGCGGCAGCACTGCGAACACCGGCAATACCGGCAGTGCCGGCGAGAGTCCGGGAAACGGTGCTGCAGAAGCCCCGTCAGGCGGCGAAGGGGTCACGACCGTTCAATTTTGGCATTCGCTGGGCGGCAAGAACGGGGAGTATATGGATGCGCTCATCCAACGCTTCAATGAATCGCATGAAGATATTGAGGTCGTCGGCACCTTCCAGGGAAGCTATGACGAGACGGTAACCAAGCTGCAGCAGGCCATTGCTTCGGGCACGGGGCCGGACGTGAGCATGTTGGAGCGGGCTTACGTGCAGATGTTTGCCGATGCTGAGGTTTTGGAGGATCTGACCCCGTATCTCGAGCAGTCCGGGATCAGCGCCGATGACTTTACGCCGGGGCTGATGGGCCACTCGTATTTTAACGACAAGCTTGTCTCGCTGCCCTTAAATCGCTCCACCCCGATTTTGCATGTGAATAAGACCTTGCTCGATGAGCTCGGGCTCTCGGTTCCGACGACATGGGAGGAGATGAAGGAAGTCGCGAACGCGCTTGTGGTGAAGGAAGGGAACGAGTTTAAGCGGTACGGGGTCAGCATGCCTTATGACACTTGGTACCCGATCGCGATGATTTCGCAGGCCGGCGGCACCTTCTTCAATGAAGATAATACTTCGATCGGCTTTGGCGATAACGGGGCAGGAGAGAAGGTGTTCTCGTATCTGAAGGATCTGCAGAGCACGGGCGCGCTTTATTATCCGCCGGCCCAGGATTCCGGGAATATTGTGAACAGCATGTTCGTGGAGGGCAAGGTCGGGATGATCTTCCAATCCACAGGCTCGATCGGTGGTCTGGCCAGCACGGTGGATTTCGATTATGTGACGGCTTTCCTGCCGAAGGATGAAGTGCACGCGAATCCGACGGGAGGGGCGAATGTCACGCTGCTGTCTTCTTCCAAGAATAAGGATGCCGCATGGGAGTTTATCCGCTGGATGGAGATGGAGGAGGAAGGCGGGCTCGAGTTTATTTTGCAATCCGGGTATTTGCCGTTTACGAAGCAGATGGTGGAATCGGCGAAGATGCAGGAGCTGTGGGCGAAGGAGCCGAACCGCAAGGTCGCTTACGATCAGCTGGAGTTTGCCGTCGATACGAACAAGGATGTAGCATGGCCTGAAATTATGCATGAGTTTTTCTCGGCGATCGAAGCCATCATGTACGACAGTAAGGATATCCCGTCCACGCTGGACACGTTCAAGAAAGAAACGGAGCGGATTTTGGCTCAGTAA
- a CDS encoding carbohydrate ABC transporter permease, which yields MISTSLQTLRETMAFPPTWIPASPQWGNFVEAMNAGPFLTYFKNSVVVTGSILILQFLVMIPAAYAFAKYKFPGKTVLFGMILLAFMIPGQVTFIPVYLMMAEWGLVKTLLPQVIPFVSNAFGIFLLRQYFMQIPEEIIEAARLDNASEFNIMRKIMIPMSGPALATIALFSFVSHWNDYFWPLVMTDSAEVRPLTLGIAMLRETEGISNWHIIMAGNVMLVVPILLVYLFCSKHIVKAFVYSGIK from the coding sequence ATGATCTCCACGTCGCTGCAGACGCTTCGCGAGACGATGGCGTTTCCCCCGACATGGATCCCTGCTTCGCCGCAGTGGGGCAACTTCGTCGAGGCGATGAATGCCGGGCCGTTTCTGACGTATTTCAAAAACTCCGTCGTCGTGACAGGCTCCATCCTTATTTTGCAGTTCCTTGTCATGATCCCGGCGGCTTATGCATTCGCCAAGTATAAATTCCCGGGGAAAACGGTCCTGTTCGGCATGATTCTGCTGGCGTTCATGATTCCCGGCCAGGTCACGTTCATTCCCGTCTACCTCATGATGGCGGAATGGGGACTCGTGAAGACGCTGCTGCCGCAGGTCATCCCGTTCGTTTCGAATGCCTTCGGCATTTTCCTGCTGCGGCAGTATTTCATGCAGATTCCGGAGGAAATCATCGAGGCGGCCCGGCTGGATAATGCCAGCGAGTTCAACATTATGCGGAAAATCATGATCCCGATGTCGGGGCCCGCGCTCGCAACCATTGCGCTGTTCAGCTTCGTCAGTCATTGGAACGATTATTTCTGGCCGCTCGTCATGACCGATTCGGCCGAGGTCCGGCCGCTGACGCTCGGAATTGCGATGCTGCGGGAAACCGAGGGCATCAGCAACTGGCATATCATCATGGCCGGCAACGTGATGCTGGTCGTACCGATCCTGCTGGTGTATCTATTCTGCTCGAAGCATATCGTGAAGGCGTTTGTGTATTCAGGAATTAAGTAA
- a CDS encoding carbohydrate ABC transporter permease, whose protein sequence is MDKKRIWEGFRPYVLIAPAMAGIGLFVMYPVGYLIYLSLFKYNLLNKDKSRFVGLDNFTQILGRGDFYKALWNTTIYTAGVVVLTMLLSLLFAVWLNKKGRFNSIVQAGIFTPHVVSIVSISLVWLWLMEPNQGLLNYVLKLVGLPPSDWLQSSKTALMSIIIVSVWQAIGYYTLIIVAALQSISPSIYEAAALDNASKFKVFYKITLPMISPQLFFILIIMTIGSFKVFDTVQVMTGGGPNNATTTLVYYIYGFRTTNIGYASATGVLLMAVIGLLTFVYFRLLAKKVHYQ, encoded by the coding sequence ATGGATAAGAAGCGGATATGGGAAGGATTTCGTCCTTACGTTCTAATCGCGCCGGCGATGGCGGGCATCGGCCTGTTCGTTATGTATCCGGTGGGCTACCTGATCTATTTGAGCCTTTTCAAATACAACCTGCTTAACAAAGACAAGAGCCGATTCGTTGGACTGGATAATTTCACGCAGATCCTCGGCCGGGGCGATTTCTATAAGGCGCTGTGGAATACCACGATTTACACCGCCGGCGTCGTGGTGCTGACCATGCTGCTGTCGCTGCTGTTCGCCGTATGGCTGAATAAGAAGGGCCGCTTTAATTCCATCGTGCAGGCCGGAATTTTTACGCCCCATGTGGTCTCGATCGTTTCGATCTCGCTTGTGTGGCTGTGGCTAATGGAGCCGAATCAAGGGCTGCTCAATTATGTCCTCAAACTGGTCGGGCTCCCGCCTTCGGATTGGCTGCAAAGCTCCAAGACCGCCCTGATGTCGATCATCATCGTGTCCGTATGGCAGGCCATCGGTTACTATACGCTCATTATCGTGGCTGCTCTGCAGAGCATATCGCCCAGCATCTATGAAGCGGCTGCGCTGGATAACGCAAGCAAGTTCAAGGTGTTCTACAAAATCACGCTGCCCATGATTTCGCCGCAGCTGTTCTTCATCCTGATTATTATGACCATCGGCTCGTTCAAGGTGTTCGATACCGTTCAGGTCATGACGGGCGGGGGGCCCAACAATGCCACTACGACGCTGGTGTACTACATCTACGGCTTCCGTACGACCAATATCGGGTATGCGTCTGCCACGGGCGTGCTGTTGATGGCAGTTATCGGGCTTCTTACCTTCGTTTATTTCCGGCTGCTGGCCAAGAAGGTCCATTATCAATAA
- a CDS encoding ABC transporter ATP-binding protein — protein sequence MASIEFVKVSKHFDRQPVIQDLDLKIEDGTFTVLVGPSGCGKTTLLRMIAGIDPQTSGTVLIDGKDVTRIAPGKRGVAMVFQNYAIYPTMSVRENIEFGLVNNKVPKAERTRLVETIGETVGLADYLDRKPSTLSGGQRQRVALARAMVKNPSVFLMDEPLSNLDAKLRVQMRIELIELHKKLGTTFVYVTHDQVEAMSMADTIVLMNKGVIQQEAPPEVVYRKPSNLFAAQFIGVPPMNIAPLGEDRSTFGFRPENAVLAAEQGSFHFSAKGEIATREMLGSETIYQVKTGDGRSFMVKCPDDVFHVDQEVYLGVPADKLFFFGADGNRIEERDARYPDFLERLRGQSHG from the coding sequence TTGGCATCCATTGAATTCGTGAAGGTTAGCAAACACTTCGACCGTCAGCCCGTCATACAGGATCTGGATCTCAAAATCGAAGACGGCACGTTCACCGTCCTCGTCGGCCCGTCCGGCTGCGGAAAGACTACGCTCCTGCGCATGATTGCAGGGATTGATCCGCAAACCTCGGGCACCGTGCTCATCGATGGCAAGGACGTAACGCGCATCGCTCCGGGCAAACGCGGCGTGGCGATGGTATTCCAGAATTATGCCATTTATCCGACGATGTCGGTTCGGGAGAACATTGAGTTCGGGTTGGTGAACAACAAGGTTCCGAAGGCGGAACGGACCCGGCTTGTCGAGACGATCGGAGAAACGGTCGGCCTCGCCGATTACCTGGACCGAAAGCCCTCCACGCTGTCCGGGGGACAGCGCCAGCGGGTCGCGCTTGCACGGGCGATGGTGAAAAATCCGTCCGTCTTTCTCATGGACGAACCGCTGTCGAATCTGGATGCGAAGCTGAGAGTGCAGATGCGCATTGAGCTGATCGAGCTGCACAAGAAGCTGGGCACCACCTTTGTCTATGTGACGCATGATCAGGTAGAAGCGATGTCCATGGCGGATACGATCGTGCTGATGAACAAGGGAGTCATTCAGCAGGAGGCGCCGCCGGAGGTGGTGTACCGGAAGCCGAGCAATCTGTTCGCCGCCCAGTTCATCGGCGTGCCGCCGATGAACATCGCTCCGCTTGGCGAAGACCGGAGCACATTCGGCTTCCGTCCGGAGAACGCCGTCCTTGCCGCCGAGCAGGGCTCGTTCCATTTTTCCGCCAAAGGGGAGATTGCCACGCGCGAAATGCTTGGCTCCGAGACCATCTACCAGGTGAAGACGGGGGATGGGCGGTCCTTTATGGTGAAGTGCCCGGACGATGTATTCCATGTCGATCAGGAGGTATACCTTGGCGTGCCGGCCGATAAGCTGTTCTTCTTCGGGGCGGATGGCAACCGCATCGAGGAGCGGGACGCGCGCTACCCGGATTTCCTGGAGCGGCTGCGGGGGCAAAGTCATGGATAA